In a single window of the Salvelinus namaycush isolate Seneca chromosome 6, SaNama_1.0, whole genome shotgun sequence genome:
- the LOC120049428 gene encoding interferon gamma 1-like yields the protein MDVLSRAVMCFCLMGWMTLGWSNAAQYTSVTMKSNIDKLKVHYKISKDQLFNGNPVFPKDTFEDSERRVLMSVVLDVYLSIFSQMLNQTGDQEVRDSLNYVKGKIQHLQKQYFLGRIPELRTHLQNLWAVKTSDTTVQGKALSELVTIYEKASKLALKIHLKKDNRRKRRQAQRLKSSIM from the exons ATGGATGTGTTATCAAGGGCTGTGATGTGTTTCTGCTTGATGGGCTGGATGACTTTAGGATGGAGTAATGCTGCTCAGTACACATCAGTTACCATGAAGAGCAACATAGACAAACTGAAAGTCCACTAT AAGATCTCCAAGGACCAGCTGTTCAACGGGAACCCTGTTTTCCCCAAGGACACGTTTGAG gACAGTGAGCGGAGGGTGCTGATGAGTGTGGTTCTGGACGTGTATCTGAGTATCTTCAGTCAGATGCTGAACCAGACGGGGGACCAGGAAGTGAGGGACAGTCTGAATTATGTCAAGGGGAAAATTCAGCATCTCCAGAAACAATATTTCCTGGGGAGGATACCTGAGCTGAGGACACACCTGCAGAACCTGTGGGCCGTCAAG ACCAGTGACACCACAGTCCAGGGGAAGGCTCTGTCCGAGTTGGTTACCATCTACGAGAAAGCCTCCAAACTGGCCCTTAAGATCCATCTGAAGAAGGACAACCGCAGGAAGAGACGGCAAGCCCAGAGGCTCAAATCAAGCATCATGTAG